A window of Cellulomonas sp. SLBN-39 genomic DNA:
ACAGCGGGACCCTGCCCCGGCGGGCCGACGCCGTGCTCGTCTCCCACGCGTGGGCCGACGCCCTCGACGCCTGGGTCGGCGACACGGTCACCGTCACGCCCGCGCAGGGCGGCCCCGTCACCCTGACCGTCTCCGGCGTGCTCGCCCCCGGGCCGCTGACGCCGGACGTCGTGGCGACCGCCGGCGCGGTGCTCCCCGAGCCGACCCACGCCGGGGCCCTGCTGCCGTCCGCACCCGCCTGGTACGTGCTCGGGCCCTCGCCCGTCACCTGGGACGACGTCCTGGCGGTCAACGACCTCGGGTCGACGGTGGTCAGCCGGGCCGTGGTCCTCGACCCGCCGACCGCCCCGGCACGCGACGACGACGGCACCGCCGTGCTCCTCGGCGGCGCCGTCGTCCTCGGGCTCCTCGAGGCGGTCCTGCTCATCGGCCCCGCGTTCGCGATCGGCGCCCGCAGCAGCCGCCGCCGGCTCGCCCTGCTCGCCGCCGTCGGCGCCGACCGCCGCACCGTGCGACGCGTCGTCCTCCTCGGCGGGCTGCTCGTCGGCGCTGCGGCGTCCGCCGCCGGCGCGGCGACCGGCCTGGGCGTCGCGGCCGTCGTCCGGTGGGTCGACCTCGCGACCGGCCGGTTCACGTACCCCGACCTGCGGGTCAGCGCGTGGCACGTGCTCGCCGCGGTGCTCACCGGGACGGCCGTCGCCACCGCGGCCGCGTGGCTCCCCGCCCGCCGTGCCGCCCGCGTCGACGTCGTCGCCGCGCTCGCGGGACGTCGGGCGGAGGACCCGCCCCGCCGCCGCGTCGTGGTGGTGGGGCTGCTGCTCGCCGCGGGCGGTGCGGCGGTCATCGTCCTGGAGATGTTCGGCTTCATCCGCTCCGGCTCGATCGGCGCGAACGGGGCCCTCATGGTCGCCGGTGCCCTGGCCATGATGCTCGGCGTCGTGCTGGTCTCGGGCGGGCTGGTCCAGGTGCTCGGGCGGCTCGCCCCGCGGCTCGGCCCGGCGGGGCGGTTCGCCGTCCGTGACGCCGTCCGGCAGCGGTCGCGCACCGCACCGGCGGTCGCCGCCGTGCTCGCGGCCGTGACCGGGGCGACCGCGGCGCTCGTCGTCGTCGCGTCGACGGAGGCCTACAACGTGGCCATGTACCGCGGCATCGGGGCCCCGGGCGTCGTGGCCGTGGGCGCCGGGACCGAGGACGGTCCGCTGACGCCGGAGGAAGACCTGCTCCTGCGGGAGACGCTGCGCGACCAGCTCCCCGTCGACGAGATCGTCCCGGTCAGCGCCGGGGGTCCGGCCGACGAGGTGGACGGCGCGTCCGTCGCGTACACCGTGGTGCGGCACCCCGACGCGCTCTGCCCCTGGTACCGGGACGACGGGTCGTCCCGGCACGCCGAGCCCGGTGACACGCGGTGCACGCTCGACCCCGGCGGGTGGCAGGTCTGGCGGAACGGACCCGGCCTCAGCGTGGTCGTC
This region includes:
- a CDS encoding FtsX-like permease family protein, producing MSVTAPARPALPARLVASWRVAGRIALRDARDERGRTALVAALVALPVAAAVAVSTLSLSATPAPARLVAATLGDHAQALVGEQAGAAVLQSTDGSSWETEGAVPRGERTDVATYGRRLAAALPADARLVRAVRGPADLGSDARTADPAAVVGSGAQAQVLELDLDDLPEVVTAPLHSGTLPRRADAVLVSHAWADALDAWVGDTVTVTPAQGGPVTLTVSGVLAPGPLTPDVVATAGAVLPEPTHAGALLPSAPAWYVLGPSPVTWDDVLAVNDLGSTVVSRAVVLDPPTAPARDDDGTAVLLGGAVVLGLLEAVLLIGPAFAIGARSSRRRLALLAAVGADRRTVRRVVLLGGLLVGAAASAAGAATGLGVAAVVRWVDLATGRFTYPDLRVSAWHVLAAVLTGTAVATAAAWLPARRAARVDVVAALAGRRAEDPPRRRVVVVGLLLAAGGAAVIVLEMFGFIRSGSIGANGALMVAGALAMMLGVVLVSGGLVQVLGRLAPRLGPAGRFAVRDAVRQRSRTAPAVAAVLAAVTGATAALVVVASTEAYNVAMYRGIGAPGVVAVGAGTEDGPLTPEEDLLLRETLRDQLPVDEIVPVSAGGPADEVDGASVAYTVVRHPDALCPWYRDDGSSRHAEPGDTRCTLDPGGWQVWRNGPGLSVVVDDGTAVGRLGVPGADSAAAALAAGRVVVASPHDVWPDGTVHLAVEARPETGGPAERLRTVVLPGTAVDLGHQLQLGVVLPVGVAELGSRVDPAGYLVTTTRMPTMQEEADAERAVRQAVAVSLHVERGWQGTGPGVLWAVALVALALGVGAVAMTVALAARDARPDLALLSAAGAAPAVRRRVSAAQATVLCAVGVPLGAGTGLLLGHLMIRARHYRDLDWVTVVPWPAVGLLVVGLPLLAVAGAWLLAPRSAPVERRVDL